The following proteins come from a genomic window of Rutidosis leptorrhynchoides isolate AG116_Rl617_1_P2 chromosome 10, CSIRO_AGI_Rlap_v1, whole genome shotgun sequence:
- the LOC139872145 gene encoding probable WRKY transcription factor 21, protein MEEVEAANKAAVESCHRILNLLAQPKDHVQAKNLTLQTGDAVARFKQVSSLLDYGLSHARVRKGNKFQSLIPQHMFLDSPTIQEPPKALQFHLTPFNQTRTVQEIGSNGVTNTLSLGNHKTSLELSSFGKNPIQMGINQHNPNPNPNPNLNYQFLQNNHHQQQQAQLQLKQQAEMIYRRSNSGISLNFDNAGCTPTLSSNRSFMSSLSLDGSVTTLDGSSFQLIGSTRSTDQGSQQHRSRCSGRGDDGSVKCGSSGRCHCSKKRKNRIKRSIKVPAVSNKLADIPPDEYSWRKYGQKPIKGSPHPRGYYKCSSMRGCPARKHVERCLDDSDMLIVTYEGEHNHNHVPCESATT, encoded by the exons ATGGAGGAGGTGGAAGCAGCTAATAAAGCTGCTGTTGAAAGTTGCCATAGGATACTTAATCTTTTAGCTCAACCTAAAGATCATGTACAAGCAAAAAACCTAACTTTACAAACAGGGGATGCTGTTGCCAGATTTAAGCAAGTTTCATCTTTACTTGATTATGGTTTAAGTCATGCTAGGGTTCGAAAAGGAAATAAGTTTCAAAGTTTGATCCCTCAACACATGTTTTTAGACAGCCCCACAATTCAAGAACCACCAAAAGCCCTTCAATTTCATCTCACACCTTTTAATCAGACTCGAACAGTTCAAGAAATCGGTTCAAACGGTGTTACGAACACTCTGTCTTTAGGGAATCATAAGACGTCACTCGAATTGAGCTCGTTTGGGAAGAACCCGATTCAAATGGGGATCAATCAACATAACCCTAATCCGAAtccgaatccgaatttgaattaCCAGTTTCTGcaaaacaatcaccaccagcagcAGCAGGCACAATTGCAGCTTAAACAGCAGGCGGAAATGATATATCGGCGTAGTAACAGTGGGATAAGTTTGAACTTTGACAATGCCGGTTGTACCCCTACGCTTTCGTCGAATAGATCTTTTATGTCTTCATTGAGTCTTGATGGGAGTGTGACTACTTTAGATGGGAGTTCGTTTCAATTGATCGGGTCAACTCGGTCAACTGATCAAGGTTCACAACAACATAGGTCGAGGTGTTCTGGTAGGGGAGACGATGGGAGTGTAAAATGTGGGAGTTCTGGTCGATGTCACTGCTCCAAGAAGAG GAAGAACAGGATCAAGAGGTCGATTAAAGTACCAGCTGTTAGTAACAAGCTTGCTGATATCCCTCCCGATGAGTATTCTTGGAGAAAATACGGCCAAAAGCCTATCAAAGGTTCTCCTCATCCCAG gggttactataaatgcagtagcaTGAGAGGTTGTCCTGCAAGGAAGCACGTGGAACGATGTTTGGATGATTCGGATATGCTTATCGTTACGTATGAAGGCGAGCACAACCATAATCACGTACCTTGTGAGTCTGCAACCACATGA